From the Planctomycetia bacterium genome, one window contains:
- a CDS encoding redoxin domain-containing protein, whose protein sequence is MNRFLVLVSIAALWLTGVGCNQESSTKAEAQKAEVQKVEEKKTAENKVVENKVEPKKAEEPKSDEKKTEDKKTDEKKPEPSSAKVAPEAEKVLTAWYAAIAATKTLQCDTQAAFTVTQNGMPVQADSESYSFAAERPNKLALKSKKADGSTLISNGEKLYRLDAKKGMYTLGAAPASFSELDKSLVLVSFNQQQGLSIVGDALAGTALEKILANYGGIEYVGAEEVEGAKRHHLRVVDDGVHTDWWFSTDPAPHLLSVVPNVSEIAAKNGRKLPPGIELSLKVSFDHWAYGAAASADTFKIDPPSDATLVDDLEAPAAMTLVGKPAPAFEGKNLKGETVKLADLAGKIVVVDFWATWCPPCVAGLPKLAEMTAKHKADGVVFVAVNLQEEESIVKEFLALKKLDLNVVLDTDNKIMQKYKVEPVPQTVFIDRKGVVQVVHIGIGDIEEIPKQLEELIAGKDLATAGKKK, encoded by the coding sequence ATGAATCGCTTCCTCGTTCTTGTTTCGATCGCGGCCCTTTGGTTGACCGGCGTCGGCTGCAACCAGGAAAGCAGCACGAAAGCCGAAGCTCAAAAGGCCGAAGTTCAAAAGGTAGAGGAGAAGAAGACGGCAGAGAATAAAGTCGTAGAAAATAAGGTCGAGCCGAAGAAGGCCGAAGAACCGAAGTCGGACGAGAAGAAAACGGAAGATAAGAAAACCGACGAGAAGAAGCCCGAGCCGAGTTCGGCAAAGGTCGCTCCCGAGGCCGAGAAAGTCCTGACCGCTTGGTACGCGGCCATCGCCGCGACGAAGACGTTGCAGTGCGATACCCAAGCGGCCTTCACCGTGACGCAAAACGGCATGCCCGTGCAAGCCGATTCCGAAAGTTATTCGTTTGCCGCCGAGCGGCCGAACAAACTGGCGCTGAAGTCGAAGAAAGCCGACGGCTCGACTCTCATCAGCAATGGCGAGAAGCTCTACCGGCTCGACGCGAAGAAAGGGATGTACACGCTGGGTGCCGCACCCGCTTCGTTCTCCGAACTCGACAAATCCTTGGTCTTGGTCAGCTTCAATCAACAGCAAGGGCTATCTATCGTCGGCGATGCATTGGCCGGGACCGCGCTCGAGAAGATTCTCGCCAACTACGGCGGGATCGAATACGTCGGTGCGGAAGAGGTCGAAGGGGCGAAGCGGCATCATCTGCGGGTCGTCGACGACGGCGTGCATACCGATTGGTGGTTCTCGACCGACCCGGCCCCGCACTTGCTCTCGGTCGTGCCGAACGTTTCGGAGATCGCCGCGAAAAACGGACGCAAGCTCCCGCCGGGTATCGAGCTGAGCCTCAAGGTGTCGTTCGACCATTGGGCGTACGGCGCAGCGGCCTCGGCCGATACGTTTAAGATCGATCCGCCGTCGGATGCCACGCTCGTCGACGATCTTGAAGCTCCCGCCGCGATGACGCTGGTCGGCAAGCCGGCCCCGGCGTTCGAAGGGAAGAACCTGAAAGGCGAGACGGTAAAGCTCGCCGACTTGGCTGGCAAGATCGTCGTCGTCGATTTCTGGGCCACTTGGTGCCCGCCGTGCGTCGCCGGACTTCCGAAGCTCGCCGAGATGACGGCCAAGCACAAGGCCGATGGTGTCGTATTCGTCGCGGTCAACCTGCAAGAAGAAGAATCGATCGTGAAGGAGTTCCTGGCGCTGAAGAAGCTCGACCTCAACGTCGTGCTCGACACCGACAATAAGATCATGCAGAAATACAAAGTCGAGCCGGTTCCGCAAACCGTCTTCATCGATCGCAAGGGAGTCGTGCAGGTCGTGCATATCGGCATCGGCGACATCGAAGAAATCCCGAAACAGCTCGAAGAGTTGATCGCGGGCAAGGATCTCGCAACCGCCGGGAAAAAGAAGTAG
- a CDS encoding DNA topoisomerase IB — MSKGHRRALDPAVAAAHDASLRYASDDKQGITRHRAGNGFRYLGPTGRTLRNAETLARIRALVIPPAWKDVWICPWPNGHLQATGRDARGRKQYRYHERWRTFRDEEKYGRMLLFAATLPRIRRRVAHDLARRGIPRERVLATIVRLLETSRIRVGNEEYAQENDSYGLTTFRDRHASVRGDRIQFEFRGKSGVMHSIEVEDRRLAKIVKRCRDLPGYELFQYLDEQVERRSIDSSDVNDYLREISGQDFTAKDFRTWSGSLLAAAALTRQATPPSKTGVRRALAAAVKEVAESLGNTPSVCRKCYIHPAVIEAYEDGSLLPLLRPKSKAKNGASRAGLRQDEKRLIHLLQLSLRPAKNRSQAG, encoded by the coding sequence ATGTCGAAGGGACATCGACGAGCACTCGATCCGGCGGTCGCAGCCGCCCACGATGCGTCGTTGCGCTATGCGAGCGATGACAAGCAAGGCATCACGCGCCACAGGGCCGGCAATGGCTTTCGCTATCTCGGCCCCACCGGCCGAACGCTCCGCAACGCGGAGACTCTCGCGCGGATTCGGGCTCTAGTTATCCCTCCGGCGTGGAAAGACGTGTGGATTTGTCCTTGGCCCAACGGCCATCTGCAAGCGACCGGGCGCGATGCCCGGGGGAGAAAGCAATATCGCTACCATGAGCGCTGGCGGACGTTTCGCGACGAAGAAAAATACGGACGAATGCTCCTCTTCGCTGCAACGCTGCCGCGCATTCGCCGCCGCGTGGCGCATGATCTTGCGCGGCGCGGCATTCCGCGCGAGCGCGTCTTGGCGACCATCGTGCGCTTGCTCGAAACAAGCCGCATCCGGGTCGGCAACGAAGAATATGCCCAAGAGAACGATTCCTACGGGCTCACGACGTTTCGCGATCGGCACGCCTCGGTTCGCGGTGACCGGATCCAATTCGAGTTTCGCGGCAAGAGCGGCGTAATGCATTCGATCGAGGTCGAAGATCGGCGACTCGCGAAAATCGTGAAGCGCTGCCGCGACTTACCCGGCTACGAGCTTTTCCAGTATCTCGATGAGCAGGTAGAGCGGCGCTCGATCGACTCAAGCGATGTGAACGATTACCTGCGCGAGATTTCCGGGCAAGACTTCACGGCGAAAGACTTCCGAACATGGAGCGGCTCGTTGCTCGCAGCCGCGGCCTTGACACGGCAGGCAACGCCTCCCTCCAAGACCGGTGTTCGTCGCGCTCTGGCGGCCGCGGTGAAGGAAGTTGCGGAGAGTTTGGGAAACACGCCGAGCGTTTGCCGCAAATGTTACATTCATCCGGCCGTAATCGAAGCGTATGAAGACGGCTCGCTCTTGCCTCTTCTGCGTCCGAAGTCGAAGGCGAAAAATGGAGCTTCGCGCGCCGGTTTGCGCCAAGACGAGAAGCGGCTGATCCATCTCCTGCAACTCTCGCTTCGTCCTGCGAAGAATAGATCGCAAGCCGGCTAA
- a CDS encoding aspartate 1-decarboxylase — MFRRMFKSKIHRAVVTGADLNYEGSLTIDSALLEAADILPNEAVHVWDVTNGVRLTTYAIAGERNSGMMCVNGAGAHLIKPGDIIIVATFVDLTDEEARRHKPSVIFVDEKNRQTEKK; from the coding sequence ATGTTTCGTCGGATGTTTAAAAGCAAGATCCATCGCGCCGTGGTCACGGGCGCCGATCTCAATTATGAGGGAAGCCTGACGATCGACTCGGCCCTCTTGGAGGCCGCCGACATTTTGCCGAACGAAGCGGTCCACGTCTGGGACGTAACGAACGGCGTGCGGCTCACGACCTACGCCATCGCCGGCGAACGAAACTCGGGCATGATGTGCGTCAACGGGGCAGGGGCCCATCTCATCAAGCCGGGCGACATCATCATCGTCGCGACGTTCGTCGACCTCACGGACGAAGAAGCCCGCCGGCATAAGCCGAGCGTGATTTTCGTGGATGAGAAGAATCGTCAGACGGAAAAGAAGTAG
- a CDS encoding MFS transporter: MAKQGALRALSHRNFRLFFAGQGISLTGTWMQQVAMAWVVFTLTRNQATDLQDASAYWLGLVGFAGQIPAFFLAPVAGVLADHVNRHRLIMLTQTLAMAQAFLLTGLMFSGEITVAWILVLSVMLGLINAFDMPARQAFLSEMIDDKEHLSNAISLNSSMFNGARLVGPALAAVLLDAVGPAICFLLNALSYIAVLFALRAMRVVPRQRPTNVVGVSRKLYDGFLYVARFAPIRAILLLVALVSMAGTSYSVLLPLIAVQTLGGAEGTFGMLTIASGLGALCGAVFLATRTTVVGLGRWIAVAPLLLAAGLAVLAFSSVLWQSLAALVVVGFGMMVQMGASNILVQTLVDEDKRGRVMSFYTMAFVGLAPIGSLAAGTIASRYGLSTALFIAAISCGTGALVFGSQLRRLREIVRPHYIRLGILPEIGSAVHPTVTPIVPPTSPAVDPKKRS; the protein is encoded by the coding sequence ATGGCAAAGCAAGGGGCACTTCGTGCGTTATCGCATCGCAATTTTAGGCTCTTCTTCGCCGGCCAAGGAATTTCGCTGACCGGCACTTGGATGCAGCAAGTCGCGATGGCGTGGGTCGTGTTCACGCTCACGCGCAATCAAGCGACCGACTTGCAGGACGCCTCGGCTTATTGGCTCGGGCTGGTCGGGTTCGCAGGACAGATCCCGGCATTTTTCCTTGCGCCGGTTGCCGGCGTGTTGGCCGACCATGTGAATCGCCACCGGCTGATTATGCTTACGCAAACGCTGGCGATGGCTCAAGCGTTTCTCCTCACCGGGCTGATGTTCAGCGGCGAGATCACCGTCGCTTGGATTCTCGTTCTCTCCGTCATGCTCGGGCTCATCAACGCCTTCGATATGCCGGCGCGGCAAGCGTTCCTTTCGGAGATGATTGACGATAAGGAACATCTGTCGAACGCCATCTCGCTGAATTCGTCGATGTTCAACGGAGCCCGACTGGTCGGCCCTGCTCTGGCTGCGGTGCTGCTCGACGCCGTCGGGCCGGCGATCTGTTTCTTGCTCAACGCGCTGAGCTATATCGCCGTGTTGTTTGCACTGCGTGCGATGCGTGTCGTCCCGCGACAACGACCGACGAACGTGGTCGGCGTCTCGCGGAAACTTTACGACGGGTTTCTTTACGTCGCGCGCTTCGCGCCGATTCGGGCCATCTTGTTGCTCGTCGCGCTCGTCAGCATGGCCGGAACATCTTATAGCGTGCTGCTGCCGCTGATCGCCGTGCAAACGCTCGGCGGCGCCGAAGGAACGTTCGGCATGCTCACGATCGCTTCGGGCCTCGGAGCGCTGTGCGGCGCCGTGTTTCTCGCTACGCGAACGACCGTCGTCGGGCTCGGACGCTGGATCGCCGTTGCACCGTTGTTGCTAGCCGCCGGGCTTGCGGTGTTGGCCTTTTCGAGCGTGCTGTGGCAATCGCTGGCGGCGCTCGTCGTCGTCGGTTTCGGGATGATGGTGCAAATGGGAGCGTCGAACATTCTCGTGCAAACACTCGTCGATGAAGACAAGCGAGGACGCGTGATGAGCTTCTACACGATGGCGTTCGTCGGCCTCGCGCCGATCGGCAGCCTAGCGGCAGGAACGATCGCGAGCCGCTACGGACTCTCGACGGCGCTCTTCATCGCAGCGATCAGTTGCGGCACTGGGGCGCTCGTCTTCGGCTCGCAGTTGCGGCGGCTGCGCGAGATCGTGCGGCCGCATTATATTCGGCTCGGAATCTTGCCGGAGATCGGCTCGGCCGTGCATCCGACAGTGACTCCGATCGTGCCCCCGACGTCGCCCGCCGTCGATCCGAAGAAACGAAGTTGA
- a CDS encoding cytochrome c: MISIAAVAASRAAAADGGATEAKPAAQAETPAERGFRLLTTKPYLTQDFDQAVFDALYTVWEREARLRAESASPEERRKLTLERYGLTEHPAGSQRTALQYTPSPGDGWTMNCLACHTGKVAGKVVYGAPNSLYDLQTLTEDVRAVKYAQGKRFTHMDNGSLLYPLGGSIGTTNAVMFGQILLSYRDPDLTFHRDRTLPKLTHHDLDAIPWWHYKRKSRLYVDGFAPRSPRALMQFLLIPRNGPDKFTEWEADYRDIEAWILSLEAPKYPFPIDAQLASTGKMIFNNHCATCHGRYDDKSPVAGWPEKIIPIDEVGTDRVRLEALTVDGRKMYGASWFARGTPLEIIADPGGYIAPPLDGVWASAPYLHNGSVPTLRDLMHPATRPTVWKRSDDGYDREKVGLEVTRMEELPKKDQSDHRLVRRYFDTRLRGKSAAGHTFPEALSEPEKQAVLEYLKTL; encoded by the coding sequence TTGATTTCGATCGCGGCGGTAGCTGCGTCACGTGCGGCGGCTGCCGACGGCGGGGCTACGGAAGCAAAGCCCGCAGCGCAGGCCGAAACGCCGGCGGAGCGAGGGTTTCGTTTACTCACGACGAAGCCGTATCTCACGCAAGACTTCGATCAAGCTGTGTTCGATGCGCTGTATACCGTCTGGGAGCGCGAAGCTCGCTTGCGCGCCGAGAGCGCCTCGCCCGAAGAACGCCGCAAGCTGACGCTCGAGCGTTACGGGCTCACCGAACATCCCGCCGGATCGCAGCGTACGGCGTTGCAATATACGCCGAGCCCCGGCGATGGTTGGACGATGAATTGTCTCGCGTGCCACACCGGTAAGGTGGCGGGCAAGGTCGTCTACGGCGCACCCAACTCGCTCTACGATCTGCAAACGCTCACCGAAGACGTGCGCGCCGTGAAGTATGCGCAAGGCAAACGCTTCACGCACATGGACAACGGCTCGCTGCTGTATCCGCTCGGCGGCAGCATCGGCACGACCAACGCGGTGATGTTCGGTCAGATCTTGCTTTCGTATCGCGATCCCGACCTGACCTTTCATCGCGATCGGACGCTCCCTAAGCTGACGCACCACGATCTCGACGCGATTCCGTGGTGGCATTACAAACGAAAATCGCGACTCTATGTCGACGGCTTCGCGCCGCGCAGCCCGCGAGCTCTCATGCAGTTCTTGTTGATCCCGCGCAACGGGCCCGACAAGTTCACGGAATGGGAAGCCGACTATCGCGACATCGAAGCTTGGATTCTTTCGCTGGAAGCGCCGAAGTATCCCTTTCCGATCGATGCGCAACTCGCGTCGACCGGCAAGATGATCTTCAATAACCACTGCGCGACTTGCCACGGCCGCTACGACGACAAGAGTCCCGTAGCCGGCTGGCCGGAGAAGATCATTCCGATCGATGAAGTAGGAACCGACCGGGTGCGGCTCGAAGCGCTCACGGTAGACGGTCGCAAGATGTACGGCGCGTCGTGGTTCGCGCGAGGAACGCCGCTGGAGATCATCGCCGATCCCGGCGGCTATATCGCTCCGCCGCTCGACGGCGTCTGGGCCTCGGCTCCTTATTTGCACAACGGCTCCGTGCCGACGCTCCGGGATCTCATGCACCCTGCGACGCGGCCCACGGTTTGGAAGCGGAGCGACGACGGATACGACCGGGAGAAAGTAGGGCTCGAAGTCACGCGGATGGAAGAGTTGCCGAAGAAAGATCAAAGCGATCATCGCCTAGTGCGGCGTTATTTCGATACGCGACTGCGGGGCAAGAGCGCCGCGGGACATACGTTTCCCGAGGCCTTGAGCGAGCCTGAGAAGCAAGCCGTGCTCGAGTATCTCAAGACTTTATAA
- a CDS encoding PRC-barrel domain-containing protein, with protein MNMTRLSMLAALLALGLVGPNLVSAEDKAAPSGPVIYRFGDLKDLNVDNQKNEKLGEIEDIVYDTDSGRITYAAVSFGGFLGVGDKMFAVPWHALKPELDTVNNKHHIRMNADKESLKDAPGFDTAHWPNVGDAKWSADVDKFYPAAVGTEAQPAPRATARASALVGMNVKNSQGENLGEVKDVVFDISKGQIGYVAVSFGGFLGVGEKLFAVPFQALDSAKDGNSYHLVLNIDKATLEKAPSFDKNSWPNFADPNWARDIDAAYGNRTPKQ; from the coding sequence ATGAACATGACTCGCTTATCGATGCTGGCCGCATTATTGGCCCTCGGCCTCGTCGGGCCGAACCTCGTTTCCGCCGAAGACAAAGCCGCTCCAAGCGGTCCCGTCATCTACCGCTTCGGCGATTTGAAAGATCTAAATGTCGACAATCAGAAGAACGAAAAACTCGGCGAGATCGAAGACATCGTCTACGACACCGACAGCGGCCGAATCACCTATGCCGCCGTTTCGTTCGGTGGTTTCCTCGGAGTCGGCGACAAGATGTTCGCCGTACCGTGGCATGCTTTGAAGCCCGAGCTCGATACGGTAAACAACAAGCACCATATTCGGATGAACGCCGATAAGGAATCGTTGAAGGATGCCCCGGGCTTCGATACCGCCCATTGGCCGAACGTCGGCGATGCCAAGTGGTCTGCCGATGTGGATAAGTTCTATCCTGCGGCGGTCGGCACCGAAGCTCAACCGGCTCCGCGTGCCACGGCCCGTGCTTCCGCGCTGGTCGGCATGAACGTCAAGAACTCGCAAGGTGAAAACCTGGGCGAAGTGAAAGACGTCGTCTTCGATATCAGCAAGGGGCAGATCGGCTACGTCGCCGTGTCGTTCGGTGGGTTCCTCGGAGTCGGCGAGAAGTTGTTCGCCGTGCCGTTCCAAGCTTTGGATTCGGCGAAAGACGGGAACTCGTACCACCTCGTCTTGAACATCGACAAGGCGACACTCGAAAAAGCCCCGAGCTTCGACAAGAACAGCTGGCCGAACTTCGCCGACCCGAACTGGGCCCGCGACATCGACGCCGCATACGGTAACCGGACTCCGAAGCAATAG
- a CDS encoding addiction module protein codes for MSPDVQSILQQALSLPPQEQWALIDALQTAAVESGGRPYDESWDEVVRQRSADFDAGQAQTYTWEEVQAELRRREQA; via the coding sequence ATGTCGCCCGACGTTCAATCGATCCTACAGCAAGCGTTGTCTCTTCCTCCGCAAGAGCAATGGGCCTTAATCGATGCGCTGCAAACCGCGGCCGTCGAGAGCGGTGGGCGACCGTATGATGAATCCTGGGACGAAGTCGTGCGGCAGCGTTCCGCGGACTTCGATGCGGGTCAGGCTCAGACTTACACTTGGGAAGAAGTCCAAGCCGAGCTACGGCGACGAGAGCAAGCGTGA
- a CDS encoding FAD-dependent oxidoreductase has product MPNSFWAEDRKLPKFSEMSEDVTIDVAIVGGGITGITTAYLLKQAGLTVALLEKGTIAQAETGHTTAHLTYVTDERLPDLVSSLGRDHARAFWEAGEAALLQIDDLVEAEAIACDFGWAPAYLHEPWQLANTSHKTSLSEDAALAEEFGFHATFVDVVPLANSAGVRFANQAKFHPLKYLAGLVARIAGDGSYVFERAEVTEIKDEPLRLKCGERQVHCGKVVVATHVPLMGIAGLMQASFLQTKLALYSSYAIGARLPLDSLPEAMFWDISDPYYYLRVDRRDDHDYVIFGGEDHKTGQVRETADQYRKLEQLLRSILPRAEVTHRWSGQVIETSDAMPYIGEFAKGQYIATGFGGNGMTLGTLSAMMIRDSVLGRTNPWSELFDPHRTGLRGGTWDYLKENSDYPYYLIRDRIRGADASSIEDVRPGEGKIVRIEGHPVAVSRDDQGELSAVSASCTHLGCLVHWNGAEKTWDCPCHGSRFRCDGGIIAGPAETPLAKQEIHATSADKH; this is encoded by the coding sequence ATGCCGAATTCATTTTGGGCTGAAGATCGAAAACTACCGAAGTTTTCCGAAATGTCGGAAGACGTCACTATCGATGTTGCGATCGTCGGCGGAGGTATTACCGGAATCACGACCGCCTATCTCTTGAAGCAAGCCGGCCTGACCGTGGCGCTGCTCGAGAAGGGTACGATCGCCCAAGCGGAAACCGGACATACGACCGCACATCTGACCTATGTCACCGATGAGCGATTGCCAGATCTCGTAAGCTCGCTCGGCCGTGATCATGCCCGCGCCTTCTGGGAAGCGGGCGAAGCGGCGCTGCTCCAGATCGACGATCTCGTCGAAGCGGAAGCGATCGCCTGCGATTTCGGTTGGGCTCCCGCTTATTTGCACGAACCTTGGCAGCTCGCCAACACGTCGCACAAGACCTCGCTTTCCGAAGACGCCGCGCTGGCTGAGGAATTCGGCTTCCATGCGACCTTCGTGGATGTCGTTCCGCTTGCGAACAGCGCCGGAGTTCGGTTCGCGAACCAAGCGAAGTTTCATCCGTTGAAGTATCTCGCCGGCCTCGTCGCGCGAATCGCCGGCGACGGCAGCTATGTCTTCGAGCGCGCGGAAGTGACGGAAATCAAAGACGAGCCGTTGCGGCTGAAGTGCGGCGAGCGTCAGGTGCATTGCGGCAAGGTAGTCGTCGCGACGCATGTCCCGCTGATGGGAATCGCCGGACTGATGCAAGCGAGCTTTTTGCAAACCAAGCTCGCCCTCTATAGCAGCTACGCGATCGGCGCTCGGCTCCCGCTCGATAGCCTCCCCGAAGCGATGTTTTGGGACATTTCGGATCCCTACTATTACCTACGCGTCGATCGGCGCGACGATCACGACTACGTCATCTTCGGCGGCGAAGACCATAAGACCGGACAAGTGCGCGAGACCGCCGATCAGTATCGCAAGCTCGAACAATTGCTGCGCTCGATCTTGCCGCGAGCCGAGGTAACGCACCGCTGGTCGGGCCAAGTGATCGAAACCAGCGATGCGATGCCGTACATCGGCGAGTTTGCGAAGGGGCAGTACATTGCGACCGGCTTCGGCGGCAACGGCATGACCCTCGGCACGCTCTCGGCCATGATGATCCGCGACTCCGTGCTCGGCCGTACGAATCCTTGGAGCGAGCTCTTCGACCCGCATCGAACCGGCCTCCGCGGCGGCACCTGGGACTACCTCAAAGAAAACTCCGACTATCCGTACTATCTGATCCGCGATCGCATTCGCGGGGCCGACGCAAGCTCGATCGAGGATGTGCGGCCCGGCGAAGGAAAGATCGTCCGTATCGAAGGGCACCCCGTTGCCGTTTCTCGCGACGACCAGGGAGAGCTTTCGGCCGTCTCGGCAAGCTGCACGCATCTCGGCTGCCTTGTGCATTGGAACGGCGCGGAAAAAACCTGGGACTGCCCCTGCCACGGCTCGCGCTTTCGTTGCGACGGCGGCATCATCGCCGGCCCTGCCGAAACGCCCCTTGCGAAACAAGAAATTCACGCGACATCCGCGGACAAACACTAA